A genome region from Christensenella minuta includes the following:
- the mreD gene encoding rod shape-determining protein MreD: MRYVVFILMGVIGTILSGTVFSASFDLAGLGIQIDLVLLLVLALVLVEKNLTPIIFAAAAGLLMDMMFSTTLGMYALSYTVAAAAASIVAHRMEKFNSLHIFLIGVGGYVVKELVMALIVFAQGARQFDLGAIFLRDMLPSAAFCGGLLLLAYLLVSLLYRKAWMRPRVSSHFMDEL, translated from the coding sequence ATGAGATATGTGGTTTTTATCCTGATGGGCGTCATTGGTACGATCTTATCGGGCACGGTTTTCAGCGCATCATTCGACCTTGCGGGCCTCGGCATACAGATCGACCTTGTATTGCTGCTTGTGCTCGCGCTTGTGCTTGTTGAAAAAAATCTTACGCCTATTATTTTTGCAGCGGCGGCGGGGCTTTTGATGGATATGATGTTTTCCACGACGCTCGGCATGTACGCGCTGTCTTACACGGTCGCTGCGGCGGCTGCAAGCATCGTGGCGCACAGGATGGAAAAATTCAATTCGCTCCATATCTTCCTGATTGGGGTGGGCGGTTATGTTGTCAAGGAGCTGGTGATGGCGCTGATTGTATTTGCGCAGGGTGCGCGCCAGTTCGATCTGGGTGCGATTTTTCTTCGGGATATGCTGCCCTCTGCCGCTTTTTGCGGGGGACTTCTTCTTTTGGCATACCTGTTGGTTTCTCTTTTATACAGGAAGGCGTGGATGCGTCCGCGTGTATCGTCCCATTTTATGGACGAGCTTTGA
- the mreC gene encoding rod shape-determining protein MreC, whose protein sequence is MGIFRNKPLIITVIIIIVLVILLVASSSNGTISQSAGQAGGIFSPVQEFFYQVSSGIGGFFDGLVNKDDQEQKNQELQSELEVFKSKSREYEELKKENERLAELLEYKQSNTNQELKLARITGKNPGNWFDVFTINLGRADGVKENMPVITADGLVGRIEEVSLNSSKVMAIIDARSSLSSIMERTREQAIVKGAISSNSLDDSLYITFLPLDADITEGDKIITSGLDGVYPKGFLIGEVASSSDTEAEGKNVRIEPAVDFRRLEEVFVVTAVDGEETGTISAANEVIGSAAVGETAAPSPSAQPSDAAQSQE, encoded by the coding sequence GTGGGCATATTCAGGAACAAACCGCTGATTATAACGGTCATTATCATCATCGTTCTCGTAATCCTGTTGGTTGCGAGCAGCAGCAACGGCACCATTTCACAGAGCGCGGGGCAGGCGGGAGGAATTTTTTCTCCTGTGCAGGAGTTCTTCTATCAGGTATCGTCGGGGATCGGCGGCTTCTTTGACGGACTCGTCAATAAGGATGACCAGGAACAGAAAAACCAGGAGCTCCAGAGTGAGCTTGAGGTATTCAAAAGCAAGTCCCGCGAATATGAGGAACTGAAAAAAGAGAACGAGAGGCTTGCCGAGCTTCTTGAATATAAGCAGAGCAATACCAACCAGGAACTGAAGCTTGCGCGGATCACCGGGAAGAATCCGGGCAACTGGTTTGACGTGTTTACGATCAACCTTGGACGGGCGGACGGCGTAAAGGAGAATATGCCGGTGATTACGGCCGACGGCCTTGTGGGCCGTATCGAAGAGGTAAGCCTCAACTCTTCCAAGGTGATGGCGATCATCGACGCGCGCAGCAGCCTTTCGTCCATTATGGAGCGTACGCGTGAGCAGGCGATCGTCAAGGGCGCGATCTCGAGCAATTCCCTCGACGATTCCCTGTATATTACGTTCCTGCCTCTCGACGCCGATATTACGGAAGGCGACAAGATCATTACGTCCGGCCTTGACGGCGTTTATCCCAAGGGATTCCTGATTGGGGAGGTGGCGTCTTCTTCGGATACGGAAGCGGAAGGAAAGAATGTCAGGATCGAACCGGCGGTGGATTTCCGCCGGCTGGAAGAGGTGTTTGTAGTAACGGCGGTGGACGGCGAAGAAACGGGCACGATTTCCGCTGCCAATGAAGTGATCGGCAGCGCTGCGGTCGGCGAAACGGCGGCCCCGTCTCCGTCCGCGCAGCCTTCGGACGCAGCGCAGTCGCAGGAGTAG